CGTATGCCGTCCGGCGAAATCCGCAACGTCGATGCGCGCTGCCGCGCGACCATCGGCGAAGTGGGCAACGCCGAACAAGCCAACATCAACTGGGGCAAGGCCGGCCGCATGCGCTGGAAGGGCAAGCGCCCGCACGTCCGTGGTGTTGTGATGAACCCCGTGGACCACCCGCATGGTGGTGGTGAGGGCCGCACGTCGGGCGGTCGTCATCCCGTTTCGCCTTGGGGCCAGCCGGAAGGCCGCACCCGCAAGCCGAACAAGGAAAGCGACAAGCTCATCGTGCGCCGCCGCCGTACCGGCAAAAAGCGCTGATAGGACGAGGGATAAACAGATATGCCACGCAGTATTGCTAAGGGCCCCTTCGTTGACGATCACCTTCAGAAGAAGGTCGACGCTCAGAACGAAGCCGGTACCAAGAACGTCATCAAGACCTGGTCGCGCCGTTCGGTCATCACGCCGGACTTCCTCGGCCACACTTTCGCAGTGCACGATGGCCGCAAGCACGTCTCGGTGTTCGTCACCGAGTCGATGGTGGGCCACAAGCTCGGCGAGTTCGCTCCCACGCGCACTTTCCGCAGCCATGACAAGGACGACATGAAGGGACGTCGTCGCTAATCGCCGCTCCGGCGTAGTGATGATGGCCCTCGCTATTCACTAAAGAAAGCAGGACAGCAATGGAAGCCAAGGCGCAGGTGCGGTTCATCCGTATTTCGCCCATGAAGGCCCGGCGCGTCGTTGACCTTATTCGTGGTAAGAGCACGGGTGAAGCCCTGGAGATCCTGCGGTTCGCACCGCAGGCCGCCAGCGAGCCCGTCTCGAAGCTCGTAAAGTCCGCGATCGCCAACGCCCGCGTGAAGGCAGATCAGGCAGGGGAGCGTTTCGATGAGCAGGATCTCGTCGTGTCCGCTGCGTTCGTCGACGAAGGCCCGACCATGAAGCGGTTCCAGCCGCGTGCTCAGGGTCGCGCATTCCAGATCAAGAAGCGCACCAGCCACATCACCGTGGCTGTTGCCCCGTCGAAGAAGAAGGAGACCCGCTAGTGGGCCAGAAGGTCAATCCCAACGGGTTCCGCCTCGGTATTACGACCGACCACACGAGCCGCTGGTTCGCCGACTCCACGAAGGAAGGTCAGCGCTACCGCGACTACGTGAAGGAAGACGTCGCCATCCGCAACCTCCTCTCCGAGGGGCTTGAGCGTGCTGGCGTGTCGAAGGTCGAGATCGAGCGCACCCGTGATCGCGTTCGCGTTGATCTGCACACCGCTCGCCCCGGCATCGTGATCGGTCGCCGTGGCGCGGAGGCCGAGCGTCTCCGTGGTCAGCTCGAGAAGCTGACGGGCAAGCAGATTCAGCTCAACATCCTCGAGGTCAAGAACCCCGAGGCAGACGCGCAGCTCGTTGCTCAGGGCATCGCCGAGCAGCTCGCGAGCCGCGTGTCCTTCCGCCGTGCGATGCGCAAGGGCATTCAGTCCGCGCAGCGTGCTGGCGCGAAGGGTATCCGTGTCGCCGTTTCGGGCCGCCTCGGTGGCGCCGAAATGAGCCGCAGCGAGTTCTACCGTGAAGGCCGCGTGCCTCTGCACACGCTTCGCGCGAACATCGACTACGGCTTCTACGAGGCCCGCACCGCATTCGGCCGCATCGGCGTGAAGGTGTGGATCTACAAGGGCGACATCACGTCCAAGGAACTCGCTGCACAGCAGGCCGCCCAGGCTCCGCGCCAGGGCCGTGGTCCGCGCGCTGAGCGCCCCCGTGGCCGCCGCAACGAGCGCAACGCCGCCCGCCGTGAGAAGGCGGAAGCTTCGGCTCAGGCTCAGGCCGCTACCGAGGCTCCCGCTGCCGCTCCGGCCGATAAGGGAACGGAGGCCTGAGTCCAATGCTGATTCCGCGTAGGACCAAGCACCGCAAGCAGCATCGCCCCACCCGTACCGGTATGGCCAAGGGTGGCTTCGATCTCGCGTTCGGCGACTACGGCATCCAGGCTCTCGAGCCCGCCTACGTCACCAACCGCCAGATTGAGGCCGCACGTATCGCCATGACGCGCTACATGAAGCGTGGCGGCAAGGTGTACATCAACATCTACCCCGATCGCCCCCTCACGAAGAAGCCTGCCGAGGTCCGCATGGGTTCCGGTAAGGGTTCGGTGGAGTTCTGGGTAGCGAACGTCAAGCCCGGCCGCGTCATGTTCGAGGTTGCCGGCGTCGATGAGCCGACTGCACGCGAGGCACTGCGCCTTGCGATGCACAAGCTCCCCATGAAGTGCCGAATCCTCAGCCGAGAGGGTGGTGACATCTGATGGCAGCCACGAAGCTTACCGCTGACGAGCTCAACAAGCTCGATGACGCGAAGCTCACCGAAGAACTCGCGAAGGCCAAGGACGAGCTGTTCAAGCTCCGTTTCCAGGGCGCGACCGGTCAGCTCGAGTCGAGCGCTCGCTTGCGTTCGGTCAAGAAGGACATCGCACGGATCTACACGATCCTGCGCGAGCGCGAGCTGGGGATCCGCCAGGCCCCCGGTTCGGCCGAGTGAACGAGCGAGGTTAGGTAATGAACGAAAATCAGGTCGCTGAAGAGCGTCCGTACCGCAAGACTCAGCGCGGCTACGTCGTCTCCGACAAGATGGATAAGACCATCGTCGTCGAGGTCGAGGAGCGCGTGAAGCACTCGCTGTACGGCAAGGTTATGAAGAAGCACAAGAAGTTCAAGGCCCACGATGAGGAGAACACCGCCGGTGTCGGCGATCTTGTTCGCATCATGGAAACCCGCCCGCTGAGCGCTTCCAAGCGCTGGCGTCTGGTGGAGATTCTCGAGAAGGCTAAGTAAGCCGTTCTCAGGTTCGCCTGAACATAGAGAGGCCGGGGTGGAATCGCAATGCGGATCCACCCCGGCCTCTCTTTTGTGCCTTCGTGGTGCGGGTTGCGAGTGCTTCCCACGTGCGAGGTTCGTGACGCGCCAGCTGCCGTCGGCCTGCTTTGCCAACGTGAGGGACCCGGTGAGTTCGGGCGTGAAGCCCATATGTGCCGCGTCGCCGTACTCGTACTGGACCCGGGCAATCCTGCCGCGAACATCGATACCCGCAACGCGTCCGTCTTCGGGCATTCGGGGGCGGGGTGGTGCAACGAGCGGCTTCTGGAGTTCGCTGCAGCTGTGCGGGAAGTGGGGCCGACGGTTGCCTTCAACCCGGGGCACGAATCTTGCCGGCCGCTCATGGCTCATGCATGAGCGGATTCCTTGATTGTGTCTTCTTCGCTGTCCGAGGTGAGCAGCAGCCACAATGCGAGGGTTCCGGCACAAAGCCCAGCGATAACGAGGCCGGTGCACGCGGTGAGGATAATGGCGGCCTTGGGCTTCGCTGTCACGGCATCTTCCAGCTGTTGTTGCTGCTCTTGCTTCCAGTGATCTTCCATTCGCCATCCTGGAGCTCGAGGTCGAAGACGTGGTCTGTCTCGGGGACGCTCACGGCTGGGTCGTGCAGTGTGGTGGTGACCTCCACCTGGGCCTTGGTGTTTTCGGTGCTGATGTGTGTGATGTCGTAGTCGAATCCGCCGCGACGGTCGATTTCCGCTGCGGCTTCCTTGAAACGCTCGCAATCGACGCTGTCAGCCGCTTGATCCTCGAGAGCGCCCGTGAATGCCGAACAATCCTGGGACTCAATGGCAGCGAACATGTC
The window above is part of the Dermabacter vaginalis genome. Proteins encoded here:
- the rpsQ gene encoding 30S ribosomal protein S17, translated to MNENQVAEERPYRKTQRGYVVSDKMDKTIVVEVEERVKHSLYGKVMKKHKKFKAHDEENTAGVGDLVRIMETRPLSASKRWRLVEILEKAK
- the rplP gene encoding 50S ribosomal protein L16 produces the protein MLIPRRTKHRKQHRPTRTGMAKGGFDLAFGDYGIQALEPAYVTNRQIEAARIAMTRYMKRGGKVYINIYPDRPLTKKPAEVRMGSGKGSVEFWVANVKPGRVMFEVAGVDEPTAREALRLAMHKLPMKCRILSREGGDI
- the rpsS gene encoding 30S ribosomal protein S19 — its product is MPRSIAKGPFVDDHLQKKVDAQNEAGTKNVIKTWSRRSVITPDFLGHTFAVHDGRKHVSVFVTESMVGHKLGEFAPTRTFRSHDKDDMKGRRR
- the rplV gene encoding 50S ribosomal protein L22 produces the protein MEAKAQVRFIRISPMKARRVVDLIRGKSTGEALEILRFAPQAASEPVSKLVKSAIANARVKADQAGERFDEQDLVVSAAFVDEGPTMKRFQPRAQGRAFQIKKRTSHITVAVAPSKKKETR
- the rpmC gene encoding 50S ribosomal protein L29, with protein sequence MAATKLTADELNKLDDAKLTEELAKAKDELFKLRFQGATGQLESSARLRSVKKDIARIYTILRERELGIRQAPGSAE
- the rpsC gene encoding 30S ribosomal protein S3, whose translation is MGQKVNPNGFRLGITTDHTSRWFADSTKEGQRYRDYVKEDVAIRNLLSEGLERAGVSKVEIERTRDRVRVDLHTARPGIVIGRRGAEAERLRGQLEKLTGKQIQLNILEVKNPEADAQLVAQGIAEQLASRVSFRRAMRKGIQSAQRAGAKGIRVAVSGRLGGAEMSRSEFYREGRVPLHTLRANIDYGFYEARTAFGRIGVKVWIYKGDITSKELAAQQAAQAPRQGRGPRAERPRGRRNERNAARREKAEASAQAQAATEAPAAAPADKGTEA